The Halomonas sp. KG2 genome contains a region encoding:
- the pgsA gene encoding CDP-diacylglycerol--glycerol-3-phosphate 3-phosphatidyltransferase, whose amino-acid sequence MNIPNILTLARIVFIPLLVVLFYLPFSWSMPVAAGLFALASITDWLDGYLARRWNQSTPFGAFLDPVADKLMVAVALALLIERFDTLVLTLPALVIIGREIVISALREWMAEMGKRGMVAVSWIGKLKTTLQMVALLILLAFPPGHEFALMGVVVLYAAAILTLWSMAQYLKAAWPHLSRSM is encoded by the coding sequence ATGAATATACCCAACATACTTACTCTGGCAAGAATCGTTTTTATTCCACTGTTAGTAGTGCTTTTTTACCTACCTTTCAGTTGGAGTATGCCAGTCGCTGCAGGCTTATTTGCACTAGCATCCATCACCGACTGGCTAGATGGCTACTTAGCCCGCCGCTGGAATCAATCAACGCCGTTTGGCGCGTTTCTCGATCCTGTGGCTGATAAATTGATGGTCGCTGTTGCACTGGCGCTACTCATTGAGCGCTTTGACACACTGGTATTAACACTGCCCGCATTGGTCATTATCGGCCGCGAAATCGTCATTTCGGCACTTCGTGAGTGGATGGCCGAAATGGGCAAGCGAGGTATGGTTGCGGTGTCCTGGATCGGTAAGCTTAAAACAACACTGCAGATGGTTGCCTTGCTCATACTTCTGGCCTTCCCTCCAGGACATGAGTTTGCGCTAATGGGTGTGGTTGTTCTTTACGCTGCAGCCATTCTTACGCTGTGGTCCATGGCGCAGTACCTTAAAGCGGCCTGGCCTCACTTGAGTCGTTCCATGTGA
- the uvrC gene encoding excinuclease ABC subunit UvrC encodes MTFDAKQFLSSVSASPGVYRMLDEHSNTLYVGKAKRLKARLASYFRGQLNAKTQAMVARIADIQITVTRSETEALLLEQTLIKELRPPYNILLRDDKSYPFVFVTDQHAYPALEYKRARQRRGDGRYLGPYPSSGAVKESLALMQKIFRIRNCEDSVFAHRSRPCLQYQIQRCSAPCVDFISEADYRRDVEHAVMCLEGKSEHVTQLLSEEMETASRALNFEEAARLRDQIQQLRQLQQRQFVDNESGDADVFALAQRPGALGISILSVRDGRLLGARHHTPKNDLDLPPDMLLTEVVSQYYFGQPHNVPSEVITSHPLEDSPLIADALSQQAGKRVRVTSQVRGHRAQWQHLAMTNAEQQLASQLANKTQLTQRFEALQKALALDKIPQRLECFDISHSHGEATVASCVVFDHQGPRKSDYRHFRIEGVAAGDDYAAMQQALTRRLKRVKSGEAVAPDILIVDGGKGQLNMARGVLTELAVTDIILLGVAKGTTRKAGLETLFLETTDNPLPLDPASPALHLIQHIRDESHRFAIAGHRAQRDKARRTSTLQDIPGIGPKRRRELLRFFGGLQGVQKASREELARVPGINASLAETIYQSLNG; translated from the coding sequence ATGACTTTTGATGCCAAGCAATTTTTAAGCTCTGTCAGTGCCTCGCCCGGTGTTTATAGGATGCTGGACGAGCACAGCAACACTCTCTATGTCGGCAAAGCCAAGCGCCTGAAAGCTCGACTTGCTAGCTATTTCCGTGGCCAGCTTAATGCCAAAACCCAGGCGATGGTGGCACGAATTGCCGATATCCAAATTACTGTCACCCGTAGCGAAACAGAGGCCCTGCTGCTAGAGCAGACGCTGATAAAAGAACTGCGTCCGCCCTATAACATCCTGCTAAGAGACGACAAGTCTTACCCCTTCGTATTTGTGACCGATCAACACGCTTACCCTGCGCTTGAGTATAAACGCGCGCGACAGCGTCGAGGAGATGGCCGCTATTTAGGTCCTTATCCAAGTAGCGGAGCGGTGAAAGAAAGCCTAGCGCTGATGCAGAAAATTTTTCGCATACGTAACTGTGAAGATAGCGTGTTTGCCCACCGCTCTCGGCCATGCCTGCAATACCAAATTCAGCGCTGTAGCGCGCCTTGCGTTGACTTCATTTCGGAAGCAGATTACCGACGCGATGTTGAGCATGCAGTGATGTGCCTTGAAGGTAAAAGCGAACACGTTACCCAGCTTCTTAGCGAGGAGATGGAAACGGCCAGCCGCGCTTTAAATTTTGAAGAAGCAGCAAGGTTGCGTGACCAAATACAGCAGCTACGCCAGTTACAGCAACGCCAGTTTGTCGACAATGAAAGTGGTGATGCCGACGTCTTTGCGCTGGCCCAACGCCCTGGCGCGCTAGGCATATCAATACTTAGCGTTCGCGATGGCCGCTTACTGGGCGCTCGCCATCACACGCCTAAAAACGACCTCGACCTGCCACCGGACATGCTGCTGACGGAAGTCGTTAGCCAGTACTACTTTGGTCAACCCCACAACGTACCTAGTGAAGTAATTACCAGCCACCCACTGGAAGATAGCCCACTGATTGCCGATGCACTTTCACAGCAAGCGGGTAAACGCGTTCGCGTCACCAGCCAAGTCCGGGGGCATCGCGCCCAGTGGCAGCATCTAGCCATGACCAATGCCGAGCAACAGCTTGCTTCACAGCTAGCTAACAAAACCCAGCTCACTCAGCGATTTGAAGCCCTCCAGAAAGCGCTCGCATTGGACAAAATACCCCAGCGCCTTGAGTGCTTTGACATTAGCCACAGCCATGGGGAAGCAACCGTTGCTTCCTGTGTCGTATTTGACCATCAGGGCCCACGCAAGAGCGATTACCGCCACTTCCGCATCGAAGGCGTCGCCGCAGGCGATGATTATGCAGCCATGCAACAAGCACTAACACGCCGCCTTAAACGGGTAAAAAGCGGCGAGGCAGTGGCGCCTGATATTTTGATCGTCGATGGCGGCAAAGGTCAGTTGAACATGGCTCGCGGTGTGTTAACCGAGCTAGCGGTTACCGACATCATTTTGCTCGGCGTTGCTAAAGGCACCACCCGTAAAGCAGGCCTGGAAACGCTCTTCCTAGAAACCACCGATAATCCCTTACCTCTTGACCCCGCGTCGCCAGCATTACATTTAATTCAGCATATACGCGATGAATCTCACCGTTTTGCCATTGCCGGCCACCGCGCCCAACGTGACAAAGCACGCCGCACCTCTACGCTTCAAGACATTCCCGGCATAGGCCCTAAAAGACGGCGCGAACTATTACGCTTCTTCGGCGGTTTGCAGGGCGTTCAGAAAGCTAGCCGCGAGGAGTTGGCGCGCGTACCTGGCATTAATGCCTCGCTCGCTGAGACAATTTACCAATCTCTAAATGGATAA
- the uvrY gene encoding UvrY/SirA/GacA family response regulator transcription factor, with protein MIKVLIADDHHLVRTSIAHLLNEECDIKVVGEVDDGESAVAQCRRLKPDIVVMDIRMPGIGGLEATRRIHRTMEDVKVLILTAHIEDSALRLMLEAGAIGFLSKGADTSEMTDAIRQVFHGKRYVSQEIAQRLALSHFTDEDNPFRHLSHRELQIALMIVNCQRVQDISDRLHLSPKTVNTYRYRLFDKLEVATDVELTHLALRHGLVEGFDAMLG; from the coding sequence TTGATCAAAGTTTTAATCGCCGATGATCATCACTTAGTGAGAACCAGCATTGCTCATCTGCTAAACGAAGAGTGCGATATTAAAGTCGTAGGTGAGGTCGACGATGGCGAAAGCGCAGTGGCTCAATGCCGTCGTTTAAAACCTGACATTGTCGTGATGGATATTCGCATGCCGGGCATTGGCGGACTCGAAGCTACTCGCCGCATCCATAGAACAATGGAAGACGTCAAAGTACTCATATTAACCGCTCACATTGAAGATAGTGCGTTACGGCTCATGCTGGAAGCGGGTGCGATTGGCTTTCTCAGCAAAGGGGCTGACACGTCAGAAATGACCGACGCTATCCGCCAAGTCTTTCACGGAAAGCGCTATGTCAGCCAAGAAATCGCCCAGCGGTTAGCGCTTTCCCATTTTACTGACGAAGACAATCCGTTTAGACACCTATCGCATCGTGAGTTACAAATCGCCCTGATGATTGTAAATTGCCAGCGCGTCCAGGATATTTCAGACCGCTTGCACCTTAGCCCCAAAACAGTGAACACCTATCGCTATCGGCTATTTGACAAACTAGAGGTCGCTACCGATGTAGAGCTTACCCACCTGGCACTACGCCACGGTTTAGTTGAGGGCTTTGACGCCATGCTGGGATAG
- the argF gene encoding ornithine carbamoyltransferase, with product MATRHFLTLLDLTPDELAYLIQRAIKIKTELKANGPIYTPLPNRTLAMIFEKSSTRTRVSFETGMAQFGGHALFLSPRDTQLGRGEPIEDTARVLSEMVDAVMIRTFSHAGLEVYANASSVPVINALSDDYHPCQLLADVMTWTELRGSVEGRTAVWIGDGNNMCHSWINAARQFGFKLRVCCPKGYEPRADIMEAAGDCVTLLHNPHEAAKDADLITTDVWASMGQEEEQAKREADFADFQVTEAMLDSAQPDVLFLHCLPAHRGEEISTTLLDDPRAVVWQEAGNRLHAQKALIEFLLLGKIAHA from the coding sequence ATGGCGACACGCCATTTCTTAACCTTGCTGGATTTAACCCCAGATGAGCTGGCGTACCTGATTCAGCGTGCGATTAAGATCAAAACCGAGCTCAAGGCTAACGGCCCCATCTATACGCCGCTGCCTAACCGCACGCTGGCGATGATTTTTGAAAAATCATCGACTCGCACCCGTGTGTCGTTTGAAACCGGCATGGCGCAGTTCGGCGGTCACGCCCTCTTTCTCTCTCCCCGCGACACCCAGCTAGGGCGTGGAGAGCCGATTGAAGACACCGCCCGCGTACTGTCCGAAATGGTTGATGCGGTAATGATTCGGACCTTTTCACACGCAGGTTTAGAAGTCTATGCCAACGCCAGCAGCGTGCCTGTGATTAACGCGTTAAGTGACGATTATCATCCTTGCCAATTACTAGCAGACGTGATGACCTGGACCGAGCTGCGTGGCAGTGTAGAAGGACGCACGGCTGTTTGGATAGGTGATGGCAATAACATGTGTCACTCCTGGATTAATGCCGCCCGTCAGTTTGGTTTCAAACTGCGTGTTTGTTGCCCAAAAGGCTACGAACCACGCGCTGACATTATGGAAGCTGCTGGGGACTGCGTAACGCTGCTTCACAACCCCCACGAGGCTGCCAAAGACGCCGACTTGATCACGACAGATGTGTGGGCATCCATGGGGCAGGAAGAGGAACAGGCTAAGCGCGAAGCAGACTTTGCAGATTTCCAGGTCACTGAGGCAATGCTTGATAGCGCACAACCTGATGTGCTTTTCCTACACTGCCTGCCTGCCCACCGCGGCGAAGAGATCAGCACTACCTTATTGGACGATCCGCGCGCTGTCGTGTGGCAAGAAGCGGGGAATCGACTGCATGCACAAAAGGCGCTAATCGAATTTTTACTGCTTGGCAAAATTGCCCACGCGTAG
- the grxD gene encoding Grx4 family monothiol glutaredoxin: protein MSTTAENIQRQISENPILIYMKGTPQLPQCGFSAQTVQALMGCGERFAFVNVLDNPDIRAELPKIANWPTFPQLWVEGELVGGCDIVIEMHQSGELEKLIKEAAQRAGAAESDNNA, encoded by the coding sequence ATGAGTACGACTGCCGAAAATATTCAGCGCCAAATTAGTGAAAATCCCATTCTTATCTACATGAAAGGTACCCCCCAGCTGCCCCAGTGTGGTTTTTCTGCACAAACAGTGCAGGCGCTGATGGGCTGCGGTGAGCGTTTTGCCTTTGTTAATGTGCTGGATAATCCAGATATTCGCGCTGAGCTGCCAAAAATTGCTAACTGGCCGACTTTCCCGCAGCTTTGGGTGGAAGGTGAATTGGTTGGCGGCTGCGATATCGTGATCGAGATGCATCAAAGTGGTGAGCTCGAAAAGCTAATCAAAGAAGCTGCCCAGCGTGCTGGCGCTGCTGAAAGCGACAACAACGCTTAA
- the dnaX gene encoding DNA polymerase III subunit gamma/tau, translating to MSYQVLARKWRPRTFHELVGQAHVQRALVNALDQGRLHHAYLFTGTRGVGKTTLARILAKCLNCTANGRGDEGITSTPCGQCDSCRAIDEGRFVDLIEVDAASRTKVEDTRELLDNVQYAPTQGRYKVYLIDEVHMLSTSSFNALLKTLEEPPPHVKFLLATTDPQKLPATVLSRCLQFTLKHMPPERVVEHLTYVLGEEGVEYDESALWLLGKAAEGSMRDAMSLTDQAIAFGQGAIRHADVAAMLGTLDHRHVLALVEALADVDVQRLLAEVAQLSEQGPDFAAVLDELSAVLHRLAVAQMVPDAVDNSHGDRALIQQLASRFTAEDIQLYYQIGIQGRGDMVHAPDLRSALEMTLLRMLAFRPQGVPKPAATPLPLRREPSNDTVSQAAVSHEPVSHEPAAQVAVSEDSDAPEPVSAHEPAAKKPEPALPSNQATMPDSAAVQASAAPDATEELSAPDAVSSEQAPPWSLDEVESAAMLSEPEPEPEPEPEPEPEPEPEPEPEPEPEPEPEPEPEPEPEPVSSEVPANAASSQVTSDVRLDHAGWLACFSALGLGGLTRNLAAHCQLESDDGHTVVLRLDPGQSAMQADVHNGRIERALSSYGLPRRIEFTVADLASDLETPRQQEERQQKERHSLAVDLLHRDPNIQKLQQAFGATLIESTVKPASDKRS from the coding sequence ATGAGCTATCAGGTTCTGGCCCGCAAATGGCGGCCGCGTACATTCCACGAGCTCGTGGGCCAGGCCCATGTTCAGCGCGCCTTGGTCAATGCGCTCGACCAAGGCCGTCTTCACCATGCCTACCTATTTACGGGGACTCGCGGGGTGGGCAAGACCACCCTGGCGCGTATCCTGGCTAAATGCCTTAACTGTACCGCAAATGGCCGTGGTGATGAGGGAATCACCTCGACGCCTTGCGGTCAGTGCGACAGCTGTCGCGCGATTGATGAAGGTCGATTCGTTGACTTGATCGAGGTCGATGCTGCTTCGCGGACAAAGGTTGAAGATACCCGAGAGCTGCTCGATAACGTGCAGTATGCGCCAACGCAAGGGCGCTATAAGGTGTACCTGATTGACGAGGTGCACATGCTGTCGACCAGCAGTTTCAATGCGTTGCTTAAAACGCTGGAAGAGCCGCCGCCCCATGTGAAGTTTCTGTTGGCCACCACCGATCCGCAAAAGCTGCCTGCCACCGTCCTATCCCGCTGTCTTCAGTTCACGCTTAAGCATATGCCCCCTGAGCGGGTGGTAGAGCACCTAACCTATGTGTTGGGAGAGGAAGGGGTCGAGTATGATGAGAGCGCCTTGTGGCTGCTAGGGAAGGCCGCGGAAGGCTCTATGCGCGATGCAATGAGCCTGACTGATCAAGCCATTGCCTTTGGCCAGGGGGCGATTCGCCATGCGGATGTTGCTGCCATGCTGGGCACCTTGGATCATCGCCATGTGTTGGCGCTGGTAGAAGCCCTGGCGGATGTTGATGTTCAGCGACTGCTAGCCGAGGTTGCTCAGTTATCGGAGCAGGGGCCTGATTTTGCAGCAGTATTGGATGAATTAAGTGCGGTTCTGCATCGCTTGGCGGTGGCGCAGATGGTGCCTGATGCCGTTGATAATAGCCACGGTGATCGAGCGCTTATTCAACAGCTGGCGAGCCGCTTTACTGCCGAGGATATTCAGCTCTATTACCAGATCGGCATTCAAGGGCGCGGCGACATGGTGCATGCGCCTGATCTGCGCAGTGCGCTGGAAATGACGCTGTTGCGAATGCTGGCGTTTCGCCCCCAGGGCGTGCCAAAGCCTGCTGCCACGCCGCTTCCGCTGCGCCGCGAACCTTCCAATGACACTGTTTCCCAAGCAGCGGTGTCGCATGAGCCTGTTTCTCACGAACCTGCTGCTCAGGTCGCTGTCTCTGAGGATAGCGACGCACCTGAACCAGTCTCTGCTCATGAGCCAGCGGCAAAAAAGCCTGAGCCTGCGCTGCCGAGCAATCAGGCAACAATGCCTGACTCAGCCGCGGTGCAGGCGAGTGCTGCTCCGGATGCAACTGAAGAGTTAAGCGCGCCTGACGCTGTTTCATCAGAGCAAGCACCACCCTGGTCGCTTGACGAGGTGGAGAGTGCCGCCATGCTTTCAGAGCCAGAGCCAGAGCCAGAGCCAGAGCCAGAGCCAGAGCCAGAGCCAGAGCCAGAGCCAGAGCCAGAGCCAGAGCCAGAGCCAGAGCCAGAGCCAGAGCCAGAGCCAGAGCCAGAGCCAGTTTCCAGTGAGGTGCCAGCCAATGCTGCCAGCAGCCAAGTCACTTCTGACGTTCGTTTAGACCATGCTGGCTGGCTGGCATGCTTCAGTGCCCTTGGGTTAGGCGGGCTTACCCGTAATTTGGCAGCGCACTGTCAGCTTGAAAGCGATGATGGCCACACGGTGGTGCTGCGGCTTGACCCTGGGCAATCCGCTATGCAGGCCGATGTTCACAATGGCCGTATTGAGCGCGCGCTAAGTAGTTATGGGCTGCCGCGGCGTATCGAGTTTACGGTGGCTGACTTAGCGTCTGATCTTGAAACGCCCCGCCAGCAGGAAGAGCGTCAGCAGAAAGAGCGCCACTCGCTGGCTGTTGATCTATTACACCGCGACCCCAATATACAGAAGCTACAGCAGGCATTTGGGGCTACTCTCATTGAGTCAACCGTTAAACCCGCGTCTGACAAGCGTTCTTAG
- a CDS encoding YbaB/EbfC family nucleoid-associated protein translates to MFKGGMGNIMKQAQEMQEKMQQIQEEAAKAEVHGEAGAGMVKITMNGRHDVTNVTIDPSVLEEDKELLEDLLAAAVNDAVRKVEANSKAKMEEATAGLNLPPGFKMPF, encoded by the coding sequence ATGTTTAAAGGTGGAATGGGCAACATAATGAAGCAAGCCCAAGAGATGCAGGAAAAGATGCAGCAGATTCAAGAAGAAGCTGCTAAAGCGGAAGTCCATGGCGAAGCGGGCGCCGGTATGGTGAAAATCACCATGAACGGCCGTCACGATGTTACCAATGTCACTATCGACCCCAGCGTTCTTGAAGAAGACAAAGAGCTGCTGGAAGATTTGCTCGCCGCTGCCGTGAATGATGCTGTTCGAAAAGTGGAAGCAAACTCCAAAGCGAAGATGGAAGAAGCGACGGCAGGCTTGAACTTGCCGCCCGGCTTTAAGATGCCGTTCTAA
- the recR gene encoding recombination mediator RecR produces MRFSPLVEQLMDAFRVLPGVGPKTAQRMAMHLLERERPGGQRLAAVIQQAIEEVGYCQRCRTLTEADICALCESPRRDDALLCVVESPADQLAIEEAGGFQGRYFVLHGHLSPLDGIGPDAIGLDLLESRVAEGNIREVVLATNPTVEGEATAHFIAAQLAHYGVSFSRLAYGVPMGGELEYVDGGTLSRAFNGRQPFASD; encoded by the coding sequence ATGCGCTTCTCCCCGCTTGTTGAGCAACTGATGGACGCTTTTCGCGTGTTGCCGGGCGTTGGGCCAAAAACGGCCCAACGTATGGCCATGCACCTGTTAGAACGCGAGCGCCCAGGAGGGCAGCGGTTGGCAGCGGTGATTCAGCAGGCCATTGAAGAGGTCGGTTATTGTCAGCGCTGCCGTACGTTGACCGAAGCGGATATCTGCGCGCTGTGCGAAAGTCCCCGTCGTGATGATGCGCTGCTGTGTGTAGTCGAGTCGCCTGCTGATCAGCTTGCTATTGAAGAAGCGGGTGGCTTTCAGGGGCGTTACTTTGTATTGCATGGTCATCTTTCTCCGCTGGACGGCATTGGCCCAGATGCCATTGGATTGGATCTATTGGAAAGCCGCGTAGCAGAAGGCAATATTCGCGAAGTAGTGCTTGCCACCAATCCCACGGTAGAAGGCGAAGCGACAGCGCACTTCATTGCCGCCCAGCTTGCTCACTATGGTGTCTCTTTTTCGCGACTCGCCTATGGTGTGCCCATGGGAGGGGAGCTTGAGTATGTAGACGGTGGTACGCTAAGCCGCGCCTTTAATGGTCGCCAGCCTTTCGCCAGCGATTGA
- the rnd gene encoding ribonuclease D, protein MSSLAPSLYQWIDSADALDAACEQVAGASVIALDTEFFRENTFFPVPALIQFTTGDMAYLVDPLSTPCTAAFRDLLQNSAIKLLHACSEDLEVFQHWAGVLPVPLIDTQVAQAFLGETPGMGYQKLVEHWMGETLPKEETRSNWLERPLTPSQCEYAALDVIYLLKVWGLQAEKLEQLGRREWLNDECASLIEQAGRSVESDGQWYTRQRQLWRLDPRQLEAYRLMTIWREGETRRRDLPRNWLVSDKLLFAVAEKMPKNRYELAEIEGVKPPLVKKEGDTLLSLVKQAQHCPEGDLPARWPDPMNPVFKRRFKALKKVVTEKAAELQIAPEMLLRRRDIEALVMQQLANQPLTTPGGWRDAYLTQEIHQALEELS, encoded by the coding sequence TTGTCCTCTTTAGCCCCCTCGTTGTATCAATGGATTGATAGTGCCGACGCCTTAGATGCTGCATGCGAGCAAGTCGCCGGTGCCAGTGTAATTGCCCTAGATACTGAATTTTTCCGTGAAAACACGTTTTTTCCGGTGCCAGCGCTTATTCAGTTCACCACCGGTGACATGGCGTATTTAGTGGACCCGTTGAGCACGCCTTGCACCGCTGCTTTTCGTGATTTGTTGCAGAATAGTGCCATCAAATTACTGCATGCCTGCAGCGAAGACCTCGAGGTTTTTCAGCACTGGGCCGGCGTATTGCCAGTCCCGCTTATCGATACGCAAGTCGCTCAGGCTTTTTTGGGGGAAACTCCCGGCATGGGCTATCAAAAATTGGTAGAGCACTGGATGGGGGAAACGCTGCCAAAAGAAGAGACGCGTTCCAACTGGTTAGAGCGCCCCTTAACGCCCTCCCAGTGCGAATATGCGGCATTAGATGTTATCTATTTGCTGAAGGTCTGGGGGCTTCAAGCGGAGAAGCTTGAACAACTGGGGCGGCGCGAATGGCTTAACGATGAGTGTGCCAGTCTTATCGAGCAGGCAGGCCGCAGCGTAGAGAGCGATGGCCAATGGTATACGCGCCAGCGGCAGTTGTGGCGCCTTGATCCTCGCCAGCTTGAAGCCTACCGCTTAATGACCATTTGGCGGGAAGGGGAAACCCGCCGTCGGGATTTGCCGCGCAATTGGTTGGTTAGCGATAAGCTGCTGTTCGCGGTGGCTGAAAAAATGCCTAAAAATCGTTATGAGCTAGCAGAAATTGAAGGGGTTAAGCCACCCCTGGTTAAAAAAGAAGGCGATACGCTGCTGTCGCTGGTTAAACAGGCGCAGCATTGCCCTGAAGGTGATTTGCCGGCGCGCTGGCCAGACCCGATGAATCCTGTGTTTAAGCGGCGCTTTAAAGCACTTAAGAAAGTAGTGACTGAGAAGGCTGCTGAGCTACAAATAGCGCCCGAGATGTTGCTGCGGCGGCGAGATATTGAGGCGCTTGTGATGCAGCAGCTTGCTAATCAGCCATTAACCACTCCTGGCGGCTGGCGTGATGCCTATTTAACTCAAGAAATTCATCAAGCGCTTGAGGAGTTATCGTAA
- a CDS encoding YcgL domain-containing protein yields the protein MSEKLLCEILKSSRKDEMYLYIDKQKGLSSVPDALMDTFGKPVPVLTMILTADKKLARVNAADVMDAIQEQGYYLQMPPAKEAYLLDVHRAQAANRE from the coding sequence ATGAGCGAGAAACTGCTTTGTGAGATTTTAAAAAGCTCACGCAAAGACGAGATGTATCTTTACATAGACAAACAGAAAGGGTTGTCATCCGTGCCCGACGCATTGATGGATACCTTCGGTAAGCCAGTGCCGGTGCTGACAATGATACTGACCGCCGATAAAAAGCTGGCTCGGGTGAATGCTGCCGATGTGATGGATGCAATCCAAGAGCAAGGCTATTACCTGCAGATGCCGCCTGCGAAAGAAGCCTATTTGCTGGATGTTCATCGCGCTCAGGCGGCTAACCGCGAATGA
- a CDS encoding ACP phosphodiesterase, with the protein MNFLAHAWLAHPGSDEFLYGNLIADGVKGQDLTAWSPDVASGIRHHRRVDAWIDRHPRVLEAKRRAPHAQRRYVGIALDIVWDHFLARQQAGEQQHQLIERCYQLLQAWPAPQRLSTMMPLMIKHDWLHRYADFDFTCRAVAGIGQRLSGPNRLAELVPWLYQDYPCLAADFAVLWRECRATLTSSGGTAEGGGYSDMLKVKGINDGGGHA; encoded by the coding sequence ATGAACTTTCTTGCCCATGCTTGGCTTGCCCATCCTGGCAGTGATGAGTTTCTGTACGGAAATCTGATTGCTGACGGTGTGAAGGGGCAAGACTTAACGGCTTGGTCGCCAGATGTTGCTAGCGGCATACGTCATCATCGCCGCGTGGATGCCTGGATTGATCGGCACCCACGCGTTTTAGAGGCAAAGCGGCGCGCGCCACATGCTCAGCGGCGTTATGTCGGTATCGCGTTAGATATCGTGTGGGATCATTTTCTTGCCCGTCAACAGGCGGGAGAGCAGCAGCACCAGTTAATCGAGCGCTGCTATCAGCTGTTACAGGCTTGGCCTGCACCGCAACGGTTGTCTACCATGATGCCGTTGATGATTAAGCATGATTGGCTGCACCGTTACGCTGATTTTGACTTTACTTGTCGTGCAGTAGCAGGCATTGGTCAGCGGCTATCGGGGCCGAACCGCTTAGCAGAGTTAGTGCCTTGGCTTTACCAAGACTATCCATGCTTAGCGGCCGACTTCGCAGTGTTATGGCGAGAGTGTCGTGCCACACTAACCAGCAGCGGTGGTACTGCGGAGGGTGGGGGTTATTCAGACATGTTGAAAGTAAAGGGAATCAATGATGGTGGCGGCCATGCGTGA
- a CDS encoding YcgN family cysteine cluster protein yields MVAAMRERFWERYSLEELTPQEWEALCDGCGQCCLLKLHDDETQELAVLNVACRLLDIHSCQCSDYENRFDSVPDCTQLTPELVKEFTWLPHTCGYRRVAEGRKLAGWHPLLSNDAERVHRKGVSVRSFAVSQDDVPERLLEEHIIAVLPMS; encoded by the coding sequence ATGGTGGCGGCCATGCGTGAGCGCTTCTGGGAAAGATACTCGCTAGAAGAATTAACGCCCCAAGAGTGGGAGGCGCTATGCGATGGCTGCGGCCAGTGTTGCTTGTTGAAGCTCCACGACGATGAAACGCAAGAATTGGCAGTGCTTAACGTTGCCTGTCGGTTGCTGGATATTCACAGTTGCCAGTGCAGTGACTATGAAAATCGCTTCGATAGCGTCCCCGACTGTACGCAACTGACGCCTGAGCTCGTCAAAGAGTTTACCTGGCTGCCGCACACATGTGGCTATCGGCGTGTTGCTGAAGGGCGCAAGCTAGCGGGGTGGCATCCGCTGCTGAGTAACGATGCTGAGCGCGTTCACCGGAAGGGCGTAAGCGTAAGAAGCTTTGCGGTTTCCCAAGATGACGTGCCCGAGCGCCTTTTGGAAGAGCATATTATCGCTGTATTGCCGATGTCCTAA